From one Populus alba chromosome 17, ASM523922v2, whole genome shotgun sequence genomic stretch:
- the LOC118060384 gene encoding ribosome biogenesis protein WDR12 homolog, with the protein MGTGMDMDGDVEERRVQVRFITKLKPPFKVPNTSIAIPANLTRLGLSTIVNSLLKAGDDEWESQPFDFLIDGELVRLPLEQFLLAKGISAEKVLEIEYTRAVVLQKEDEPSLHDDWVSAVDGSCPRFILTGCYDNLGRVWKAAGECTHILEGHSGAITSVSVVNSEGTDSVTVATASKDETLRLWKFDTEEHLDQPSKIRAFKILRGHNASVQSVAAEASGSMICSGSWDCTINLWRTNESDTEGDLVSIKKRKVKNKAGESQLEGEALSTLVGHTQCVSSVYWPEPNTIYSASWDHSVRRWDVEMGKDLSNIFCGKALHCLHVGGEGSALIAAGGSDPILRVWDPRKPGTSAPIYQFSSHNSWISACKWHSKSSFHLLSASYDGKLMLWDLRTAWPLAIIDSHEDKVLCADWWKGDSVISGGVDSKLRISSGVSVQ; encoded by the exons ATGGGCACGGGCATGGACATGGACGGTGATGTAGAAGAGAGGCGAGTTCAAGTACGATTTATAACAAAATTGAAGCCACCCTTTAAAGTCCCAAATACTTCAATTGCTATCCCTGCTAATCTCACACGTCTTGGTCTCTCCACTATCGTCAATTCCCTCCTCAAAGCCG GGGATGATGAATGGGAATCGCAACCGTTTGATTTTCTGATTGATGGGGAATTGGTTCGCTTGCCACTTGAACAGTTTCTGCTTGCCAAGGGCATTTCTGCG GAGAAGGTATTGGAAATTGAATACACAAGGGCGGTAGTCCTGCAGAAAGAGGATGAGCCTTCTTTACATGATGACTGGGTCAGTGCTGTTGATGGTTCTTGTCCACG GTTCATTTTGACAGGCTGCTACGATAATCTTGGGAG GGTGTGGAAAGCTGCTGGAGAATGTACTCATATATTAGAGGGACATAGTGGTGCAATTACTTCTGTCAGTGTTGTTAACTCAGAAG GTACTGATAGTGTTACTGTAGCCACTGCCTCAAAAGATGAAACTCTGAGGCTGTGGAAG TTTGATACAGAGGAGCATTTAGATCAGCCTTCGAAGATCAGGGCCTTCAAAATTTTGCGTGGGCATAATGCATCTGTTCAAAGTGTTGCGGCAGAGGCTTCTGGAAGCATG ATTTGTTCTGGTTCCTGGGACTGTACAATCAATTTATGGCGGACAAACGAGTCTGATACTGAAGGTGATTTAGtatcaattaaaaagagaaaagtgAAGAACAAAGCTGGAGAGTCCCAGTTGGAG GGGGAGGCTTTGTCTACACTTGTGGGCCATACTCAATGTGTATCCTCAGTCTATTGGCCAGAACCCAATACAATTTATTCTGCATCCTGGGATCATTCTGTTAGAAGATGGGATGTTGAGATGGGCAAAGATTTGTCGAACATA TTCTGTGGGAAAGCCCTCCACTGCTTGCATGTTGGAGGTGAAGGTTCTGCCCTTATTGCTGCTGGTGGCTCTGACCCCATCCTTAGGGTATGGGATCCACGAAAACCAG GAACTTCTGCTCCTATTTATCAGTTCTCTTCACATAATTCTTGGATTTCGGCATGCAAGTGGCATTCTAAATCGTCGTTTCATCTGCTTTCTGCATCTTATGATGGGAAACTCATGTTGTGGGATCTAAGAACTGCG TGGCCTCTGGCTATTATTGATTCACATGAGGACAAG GTGCTATGTGCTGACTGGTGGAAAGGTGATAGTGTGATCAGTGGTGGGGTGGACTCAAAGCTCCGCATATCCTCTGGAGTTTCTGTGCAATGA